A stretch of the Thermodesulfobacteriota bacterium genome encodes the following:
- a CDS encoding tetratricopeptide repeat protein gives MNKIILLIILIFLPLIAVAQTSKEYTEKGFEQYMQGNIEKAVENYNKAIQADKNNIEAYYLMAAANLTMGQPEQAIQNYSKAIDIDSKYSQAYAER, from the coding sequence ATGAATAAGATAATACTACTTATAATATTAATCTTTCTGCCGCTAATCGCGGTTGCTCAAACCTCTAAAGAATACACGGAAAAAGGGTTTGAGCAGTATATGCAGGGCAATATAGAAAAAGCTGTTGAAAATTATAATAAAGCAATCCAGGCCGATAAGAATAACATAGAGGCATACTACTTAATGGCTGCGGCCAATCTCACAATGGGACAACCTGAACAGGCAATTCAAAACTATTCCAAAGCAATAGATATTGATAGCAAGTATAGTCAAGCTTACGCTGAGCGAG